The following proteins are co-located in the Haloplanus sp. HW8-1 genome:
- the lysX gene encoding lysine biosynthesis protein LysX: MHVGLLYSRIRRDEKLLLSELRDRDHEVTKIDVRKERFNIGEAPAAFDDIDLAIDRCLATSRSKYVTRFLDAYGVPVINAADTAELCADKVKNSLVLEDAGVPTPNTDVAFTTDSALESIEDFGYPCVLKPVIGSWGRLMAKVDSRSAAEAILEHKATLGHYEHKVFYIQEFVEKPGRDIRVVATDGEPVAAMTRSSDHWLTNAAKGGEVDEFEVDDEVAALVERASDAVGGGLLGVDLMETGDSYTVHEVNHTVEFKALDSCVDFDVPARIVNWLETKAETEEATA; this comes from the coding sequence ATGCACGTCGGACTGCTGTACTCGCGGATCAGGCGCGACGAAAAGCTCCTGCTCTCGGAGCTTCGGGACCGCGACCACGAGGTGACGAAAATCGACGTCCGGAAGGAGCGGTTCAACATCGGCGAGGCGCCCGCGGCGTTCGACGACATCGATCTGGCGATCGATCGCTGTCTGGCGACGAGTCGGAGCAAGTACGTGACGCGCTTTCTCGACGCCTACGGCGTGCCCGTGATCAACGCCGCGGATACCGCCGAACTGTGTGCGGACAAGGTGAAAAACAGCCTCGTACTGGAGGACGCGGGCGTGCCGACGCCGAACACCGACGTCGCCTTCACCACCGACAGCGCACTGGAGTCCATCGAGGACTTCGGGTACCCCTGTGTGCTCAAGCCCGTGATCGGGTCGTGGGGGCGGCTGATGGCCAAGGTGGACAGCCGGAGCGCCGCCGAGGCGATCCTCGAACACAAGGCCACGCTCGGCCACTACGAACACAAGGTGTTCTACATTCAGGAGTTCGTCGAGAAGCCGGGGCGTGACATCCGCGTCGTCGCCACCGACGGCGAGCCGGTCGCCGCGATGACGCGCAGTTCGGACCACTGGCTCACCAACGCTGCGAAGGGCGGCGAGGTCGACGAGTTCGAGGTCGACGACGAGGTGGCGGCGTTGGTGGAACGCGCCTCCGACGCCGTCGGGGGCGGCCTACTGGGCGTCGACCTGATGGAGACGGGCGACTCCTACACCGTCCACGAGGTGAACCACACGGTGGAGTTCAAGGCGCTCGACTCCTGTGTCGACTTCGACGTGCCCGCACGGATCGTCAACTGGCTGGAGACCAAAGCGGAGACGGAGGAAGCGACCGCATGA
- a CDS encoding aspartate aminotransferase family protein: MSGFVFSEKPIGIERGEGATLYADDGTEYLDFGASYAVASVGHCHPRVVDAIKSQVEDLLYVQASYPVEARTELYEKLATVSPPGLENVWLCNSGTEANEAAMKFARNATGRSKIVATRRGFHGRTLGALAMTWKDKYKKPFEPLAGGIEFVSYGDGEELAEAVDEETAAVFLEPIQGEGGIHPADEAYLRRAREETEAAGAALVFDEIQTGVGRTGALWACERTGVSPDILTTAKGIASGLPLGATVCADWIADADPEHGSTFSGGPVVCAAANATLDTIVEEDLPTHAADVGDYLMESIEDADLPIREVRGQGLMIGVEVKRGSNRLLRDLALEESILALPAGRTVLRLLPPLIVEEHHADRVVDSLEAVLG; this comes from the coding sequence ATGAGCGGATTCGTCTTTTCGGAGAAACCGATCGGCATCGAGCGCGGCGAGGGGGCGACCCTCTACGCCGACGATGGAACCGAGTATCTGGACTTCGGCGCGAGTTACGCCGTCGCGTCCGTGGGTCACTGTCACCCGCGGGTCGTCGACGCCATCAAGTCGCAGGTCGAGGACCTGCTGTACGTACAGGCGTCCTACCCCGTCGAGGCGCGGACGGAACTGTACGAGAAACTGGCGACGGTGTCGCCACCGGGGCTGGAGAACGTCTGGCTCTGTAACTCCGGTACCGAGGCCAACGAGGCGGCGATGAAGTTCGCCCGCAACGCCACGGGGCGGTCGAAGATCGTCGCCACCCGTCGGGGCTTCCACGGTCGCACCCTCGGCGCCCTGGCGATGACCTGGAAGGACAAGTACAAGAAGCCGTTCGAACCCCTCGCCGGCGGGATCGAGTTCGTCTCCTACGGCGACGGCGAGGAACTCGCCGAGGCAGTCGACGAGGAGACCGCCGCGGTCTTCCTCGAACCAATTCAGGGCGAGGGCGGCATCCACCCCGCCGATGAGGCGTACCTGCGTCGGGCCCGCGAGGAAACCGAGGCGGCCGGCGCGGCGCTGGTCTTCGACGAGATCCAGACCGGCGTCGGTCGGACGGGGGCGCTCTGGGCCTGTGAGCGGACGGGCGTCTCGCCGGACATCCTCACGACGGCGAAGGGGATCGCCAGCGGCCTGCCACTGGGCGCGACGGTCTGTGCGGACTGGATCGCGGACGCCGACCCCGAACACGGGTCGACGTTCAGCGGCGGGCCGGTGGTCTGTGCGGCCGCCAACGCCACGCTCGACACCATCGTCGAGGAGGATCTCCCGACCCACGCCGCGGACGTTGGGGACTACCTGATGGAGTCCATCGAGGACGCCGACCTCCCGATCCGAGAGGTCAGGGGGCAGGGACTGATGATCGGCGTCGAGGTGAAGCGGGGATCGAACCGTCTGCTCCGCGATCTGGCCCTCGAGGAGAGCATCCTCGCGCTGCCGGCCGGGCGGACGGTCCTTCGCCTGTTGCCGCCGCTGATCGTCGAGGAACACCACGCCGACCGGGTCGTCGACTCCCTGGAGGCGGTGCTCGGATGA
- a CDS encoding [LysW]-lysine hydrolase, whose product MSESTAAELTDAQRLLVDLVSTPSPSGEEGDAAARLVEFFEAHDREVWVDEVGNVHAPADDTVLLTSHLDTVPGDVPVEIRDDGDDRTLWGRGSVDATGSLAAMAVAAVATDVSFLGVVGEEVDSRGARHVIESDRPAPGAVVNGEPSGWTGITLGYRGLLAGTYVATSESGHTSRPENNAIQDAMDWWTRVEEEFDPDEYLPVFERVTCKPVEFEGGTSVDGLSVEATMEVQLRVPPKYTVDDVREVADGQLDIGTVHWYDRVPPVMESPRTRVARAFRAAIRETGGDPRLLRKTGTADMNVFASAWDCPMITYGPGDSDLDHAPDERLSLSEYDRAVDVLVDACERLVGVEG is encoded by the coding sequence GTGAGCGAGTCGACGGCGGCGGAGTTGACCGACGCCCAGCGACTGCTGGTCGACCTCGTCTCCACTCCCTCCCCCTCCGGCGAGGAAGGGGACGCCGCGGCGCGGCTGGTGGAGTTCTTCGAGGCCCACGACCGCGAGGTGTGGGTCGACGAGGTGGGCAACGTCCACGCGCCGGCGGACGACACCGTCCTCCTGACCTCGCATCTCGACACGGTTCCGGGTGACGTCCCGGTGGAGATCCGGGACGATGGGGACGACCGGACGCTGTGGGGCCGCGGGAGCGTCGACGCCACCGGGTCGCTGGCGGCGATGGCCGTCGCCGCGGTGGCGACGGACGTGAGCTTCCTCGGCGTCGTCGGCGAGGAGGTCGACTCCCGGGGCGCACGGCACGTGATCGAGAGCGACCGTCCGGCGCCCGGCGCGGTCGTCAACGGCGAGCCGAGCGGGTGGACGGGCATCACCCTTGGCTACCGCGGCCTGCTGGCGGGGACGTACGTCGCCACCAGCGAGTCGGGACACACCTCCCGGCCGGAGAACAACGCGATCCAGGACGCGATGGACTGGTGGACGCGGGTCGAAGAGGAGTTCGACCCCGACGAGTACCTGCCCGTCTTCGAGCGGGTCACCTGCAAGCCCGTCGAGTTCGAGGGCGGCACCAGCGTCGACGGCCTCTCCGTCGAGGCGACGATGGAGGTCCAACTCCGCGTCCCGCCGAAGTACACCGTCGACGACGTGCGCGAGGTGGCCGACGGCCAACTCGACATCGGCACCGTCCACTGGTACGACCGAGTGCCACCGGTGATGGAGAGCCCGCGGACGCGCGTGGCGCGGGCGTTCCGGGCGGCCATCCGGGAGACCGGTGGCGACCCTCGCCTCCTGCGCAAGACCGGCACGGCCGATATGAACGTCTTCGCGTCGGCGTGGGACTGTCCCATGATCACCTACGGCCCCGGCGACTCGGACCTGGATCACGCGCCCGACGAACGCCTCTCGCTCTCGGAGTACGACCGCGCCGTCGACGTGTTGGTCGACGCCTGCGAGCGCCTCGTGGGGGTGGAGGGATGA
- a CDS encoding argininosuccinate synthase has product MTRVALAFSGGLDTTVCVPLLEEEWGYDEVVGVTVDVGQPEAEFAEAEETAEALDLEHYVVDAKAEFAAQCLDSVRANATYQGYPLGTALARPVIAEAILDVAKEQDCDAVAHGCTGKGNDQLRFEAVWRASDLDVIAPVRELGLTREWEIEYADEKNLPVEGGNEGVWSIDTNLWSRSIEGGDLEQPGHVPGEEIYDWTRSPAGDSEEIELTFENGYPVAVDGEEMAPIALIEHLNEVAGEYGVGRTDMMEDRMLGLKVRENYEHPAATTLLNAHETLESLVLTKEERDFKTLVDDEWSQKGYEGLVDAPLMDALEGFIDATQHRVTGTVTIRFEGGQARPVGRDSEYAVYDEAFASFNTEDVGDITQADATGVAKYHGFQERLAAKVLAKAKGDGTEAVTDGAAWSEE; this is encoded by the coding sequence ATGACACGTGTGGCACTCGCGTTCTCCGGCGGACTCGACACGACAGTATGCGTCCCGCTCCTCGAAGAGGAGTGGGGGTACGACGAGGTGGTCGGCGTGACGGTCGACGTCGGCCAGCCCGAGGCGGAGTTCGCCGAGGCCGAGGAGACGGCCGAGGCGCTGGATCTGGAACACTACGTCGTCGACGCGAAGGCGGAGTTCGCGGCGCAGTGTCTCGACTCCGTGCGCGCGAACGCCACGTACCAGGGGTATCCGCTCGGGACGGCGCTGGCGCGGCCAGTCATCGCCGAGGCCATCCTCGACGTGGCCAAAGAGCAGGACTGCGATGCCGTCGCCCACGGCTGTACGGGCAAGGGTAACGACCAGTTGCGCTTCGAGGCCGTCTGGCGCGCGTCGGACCTCGACGTGATCGCGCCCGTGCGCGAACTCGGCCTGACCCGCGAGTGGGAGATCGAGTACGCCGACGAGAAGAATTTACCAGTTGAGGGCGGCAACGAGGGGGTCTGGAGCATCGACACGAACCTCTGGAGTCGGTCGATCGAGGGCGGCGACCTCGAACAGCCCGGTCACGTGCCGGGCGAGGAGATCTACGACTGGACGCGCTCGCCCGCGGGCGACAGCGAGGAGATCGAACTCACCTTCGAGAACGGCTACCCCGTCGCCGTCGACGGCGAGGAGATGGCCCCGATCGCGCTCATCGAACATCTCAACGAGGTGGCCGGCGAGTACGGCGTCGGGCGCACGGACATGATGGAGGATCGGATGCTCGGGCTGAAGGTGCGGGAAAACTACGAACACCCGGCGGCGACGACGCTCCTGAACGCCCACGAGACCCTCGAAAGCCTCGTACTCACGAAGGAGGAGCGCGACTTCAAGACACTCGTCGACGACGAGTGGTCACAGAAGGGATACGAGGGGTTGGTCGACGCGCCGCTGATGGACGCCCTGGAGGGGTTCATCGACGCGACCCAGCACCGCGTCACCGGCACGGTGACGATCCGGTTCGAGGGGGGCCAGGCCCGCCCGGTCGGCCGCGACAGCGAGTACGCGGTGTACGACGAGGCCTTCGCCTCCTTCAACACGGAGGACGTGGGCGATATCACACAGGCGGACGCGACGGGCGTGGCGAAGTACCACGGCTTCCAGGAGCGTCTCGCCGCGAAAGTGCTCGCGAAGGCGAAGGGTGACGGAACCGAAGCGGTGACCGACGGCGCGGCCTGGAGCGAGGAGTGA
- the argC gene encoding N-acetyl-gamma-glutamyl-phosphate reductase, which translates to MTHTASVVGASGFTGGELLRLLDGHPEFEVVQATSRSYERKTIGHQHPNLRGMDLRFTSPDDLDSVDVLFAATPHGVSMERIDAFRDAADTVVDLSADFRLATEGQYDEWYDGHDRPELLAEAEYALPEINRENLRGAELIASGGCNATATILGLKPLFDAGILAGDERVVVDVKVGSSEGGAGGGAASSHPERSGIVRPYAPTGHRHEAEIEQFLGLSVSFTVHAVDMTRGAAATCHVFPDDPVRKKDLWSAYRESYGDEPFMRTVAGGGGVYRYPEPKAVAGTNHAEVGFEIDPGNERVVVFSAIDNMMKGSAGQAVHAANIALGIEETAGLEFQGLHPVGAP; encoded by the coding sequence ATGACCCACACCGCGAGCGTCGTCGGCGCCAGCGGCTTCACCGGCGGCGAACTCCTCCGCCTGCTCGACGGCCACCCCGAGTTCGAGGTGGTCCAGGCGACCAGTCGGAGCTACGAGCGCAAGACGATCGGTCACCAGCATCCCAACCTCCGGGGGATGGACCTCCGCTTTACCTCGCCCGACGACCTCGACTCGGTGGACGTCCTCTTCGCCGCGACGCCCCACGGCGTCTCGATGGAGCGCATCGACGCCTTCCGGGACGCCGCGGACACCGTCGTCGATCTGAGCGCCGACTTCCGCCTCGCCACCGAGGGGCAGTACGACGAGTGGTACGACGGCCACGACCGGCCGGAACTGCTCGCCGAGGCGGAGTACGCCCTGCCGGAGATCAACCGCGAGAACCTCCGCGGGGCGGAGCTGATCGCCTCCGGTGGCTGTAACGCGACGGCGACGATCCTGGGGCTGAAGCCCCTCTTCGACGCCGGCATCCTCGCCGGCGACGAGCGGGTGGTCGTCGACGTGAAGGTCGGCTCCTCGGAGGGCGGCGCCGGCGGCGGCGCGGCCTCCTCACACCCCGAGCGATCGGGGATCGTCCGCCCCTACGCCCCGACCGGCCACCGCCACGAGGCCGAAATCGAGCAGTTCCTCGGGCTCTCGGTGTCCTTCACCGTCCACGCGGTGGACATGACCCGCGGCGCCGCCGCGACCTGTCACGTCTTCCCCGACGATCCGGTACGGAAGAAGGACCTGTGGAGCGCCTACCGCGAGAGCTACGGCGACGAACCGTTCATGCGCACCGTCGCCGGCGGTGGCGGCGTCTACCGCTACCCCGAACCGAAGGCGGTGGCGGGCACCAACCACGCGGAGGTGGGCTTCGAGATCGATCCCGGCAACGAGCGGGTAGTGGTGTTCTCGGCCATCGACAACATGATGAAGGGCTCGGCGGGACAGGCGGTCCACGCCGCGAACATCGCCCTCGGCATCGAGGAGACGGCCGGACTGGAGTTCCAGGGACTCCACCCGGTGGGGGCACCCTGA
- a CDS encoding acetylglutamate/acetylaminoadipate kinase, whose amino-acid sequence MTVVVKIGGAKAVDPADAVTDVADLVADGEPVVVVHGGSTAVDDLLDRLDIDPTYVETPDGVVGRFTDEATMEAFTMAMSKVNTDLVATLRAAGVDAVGLSGVDGGLVTGARKSAVRVIEDGKKKIKRGDHSGRIESVNAELLETLLADGYTPVTGPPMLADDGVPVNTDADRAAAAVAGALGATLVVLTDVAGVYAEPDDPSTLIDAVTTPAEYDALTDAAEGFMTKKVMAATEALETGASEVIVADANAEAPVTGALGGGGTHVYASALEREDT is encoded by the coding sequence GTGACCGTCGTCGTCAAGATCGGTGGCGCGAAAGCCGTCGACCCGGCGGACGCGGTCACGGACGTCGCGGACCTCGTCGCCGACGGCGAACCCGTCGTCGTCGTCCACGGCGGGTCGACCGCGGTCGACGACCTGCTGGACCGCCTCGACATCGACCCGACGTACGTCGAGACGCCGGACGGCGTCGTCGGGCGGTTCACCGACGAGGCGACGATGGAGGCGTTCACGATGGCGATGAGCAAGGTGAACACCGACCTCGTCGCGACGCTCCGGGCGGCCGGGGTCGACGCAGTCGGGCTCTCGGGGGTCGACGGCGGCCTCGTCACCGGCGCCCGGAAATCCGCGGTGCGAGTGATAGAGGACGGCAAGAAGAAGATCAAGCGCGGGGACCACTCGGGACGGATCGAGTCGGTGAACGCCGAACTGCTCGAAACACTGCTGGCGGACGGCTACACCCCCGTCACCGGGCCCCCGATGCTCGCCGACGACGGCGTGCCGGTGAACACGGACGCCGACCGCGCGGCTGCGGCCGTCGCCGGTGCGCTTGGCGCGACGCTCGTCGTCCTCACGGACGTGGCGGGCGTCTACGCCGAGCCCGACGATCCGTCGACGCTGATCGACGCGGTGACGACCCCCGCGGAGTACGACGCGCTCACCGACGCCGCGGAGGGGTTCATGACCAAGAAAGTGATGGCGGCGACGGAGGCCCTGGAGACGGGCGCGTCCGAAGTGATCGTCGCCGACGCCAACGCCGAGGCGCCCGTGACGGGCGCCCTCGGCGGTGGCGGCACACACGTGTACGCGAGCGCACTGGAGAGGGAGGACACATGA